The DNA region GCACCTGGGTACTCTTTAAGTGGCATATATTAGTAATGTGATTTGGTCAACATATAACATGGCATtgataaaaagagaaatgagtCGATTCCCCTCATAGATATGCAAATTTATTGAACGATGATTTAGTTATAAATGAATTTGGCAATGACCTAGATCAGGAATTTTTTTCTATATGCGTTTCAAATGGTATTTCCGTTGGTGGCTGACTGAGGAAATGTCTGAACAACATTATTAGTAACCTGAAGCAGAAGGTTTGGAATTAAACAGAAGTGCCACTGACTGGAGATGATAGGTCTGGATTAGATCAATACATAATTCAATCTGGAAAGTTGTGTACAATGTTGACTTCATAGTCTTTAATTCATAGGTATTGGTTTGGGCAAGACCTAGGGTACTGTTAATTCTGATAGATTTAAGCAGGAAAGTCCATATACTGGCATAATCTTATTTAATATTTGCTGACATTCAGTTGTGTGGACCAGGAAGTAGTTTTATATCTAACCAACAGCGGCATAATATTGCTTCTGAATGATGTGGTGAAACGGTTTTCGTTTCCTTAAAAGCACATAAAAAAGAATAACTGCAGTGTAAAAATTCTGTGAAGCCACTAGGACAAGCCTAGTCCCGGGAAAAAATTAAAGTGATAAGAACGTGTTCAATCTCATTTGCATTTGATTAATCTTCTAACAATGCACTTTTGAGTTCTTGATGTCTGGGATGCCAATATGTACATAAACTATCTTCACTGGCAATATTAGCATCACAAATTTGCAATTGATACCTCCTGTCATTACACTTCCAAACAGTGCAATAGTAAATATAAGCAGATTGAGAGCAAGAAAGTCAATTAAATTTAAGCAGATTGATAACATGACAGATGTTTGTTAACTTTGTCTGGACTCTGGTAAAAGAATTTCAGAATAGTAGTACATTTTACTTTTCAGTTTAAATTATAGCCTTCCTCATATTTATCTATTAGTTGAAGTTAATTTGGTAGTTAACTACTTCTATGCATGAAAGATAACTTTCAACCCCCCTAATTTTTGCAGTTATCAGGAAGCGATTGAGGATATTACCATGAGAATGGGTGCAGGGATGGCAAAATTTATTTGCAAGGAGGTATATATCACACCAGATTGTTTCTCTGTCCATGGATTGAACTATGAAGTTATTTATCCTGGATTTTAAAGTAGATTCCATGAGGTTTAGAATTTAATTTAGATaacttatttttatattatttctgTACCTAGATACATTTTCCTCTGGCCTCATTATTAGGGAAATAGTAATTTTTTCTGTTTTAAAAACATCAGAAATTATACTACTCAGAATCATATTACTTTAATGTTAATTTAAAAACCATAATAAGTATTCGTAGCCAGAGTATACTTGTGCTCACCAGGAAAATCCCATTTAATTACTTATGACCAATTTTCACTTTCCAGGTAGAAACCACTGATGATTATGATGAATATTGTCATTACGTGGCTGGCCTTGTTGGATTGGGGTTATCCAAACTATTCCATGCTTCTGGAAAAGAAGATCTTGCCACAGATGAACTGTCCAATTCCATGGGTTTATTTCTTCAGGTACTTATTCCATATTGTGGTGATAAGTCAAGTCATCGCTTTAGAGATAGATCTCTGTCATTTTTAACTGTAAGAACTCTCTTCCATACTTGGAACAATACAGAACACAAACATTATCAGAGATTACCTTGAGGATATCAATGAGATACCAAAGTCACGTATGTTCTGGCCTCGTCAAATATGGAGTAAATATGTGAACAAACTTGAGGTAAAGAATTATTTCCCTTGAatctatgaaacattttcaaaatttcaatagTCATGTTGATCGAATATGTATATTACACGTGAATTAGACGTCGAAAATGCCTTACACGGTTTCACATAATGTTCTCAGGACTTGAAGAGCGAGGAAAACTCAGTTAAAGCAGTGCAGTGCCAAAATGACATGGTCACAAATGCTTTAGTGCACGTCGAAGACTGCCTCAAGTACATGTCTGATTTGAGAGATCCAGCTATCTTTCGCTTTTGTGCAATTCCACAGGTATACTTGTAAATGCAGTGTTTTTCATATATCTGCGGTTTGGATTTTCCACAGAAAATACATCTGATTTCCGTTTTTCTTGACCAGATAATGGCAATTGGGACATTAGCTTTATGCTACAACAACATTGAAGTCTTCAGAGGTGTTGTAAAAATGAGAAGAGGTATGCTGAAATTCTTGATGTTCCTCTTGCTATGTGATTATGTGAATGTAACTGTTTATTTACGTAAAATTTTGCTTCCTGCCATCTCTCAATTCTAATATTTTTatgctctttttttttctaggcCTTACTGCTAAAATTGTCGACAGAACCAAAACAATGTCTGATGTGTATGGAGCTTTTTACGACTTCTCTCGGATGCTGAAATTTAAGGTACTATCTTGTTTAGACCTATCAAAAGCTGGTCTGGCTGGTCGCCCCGACATAACCTCACGAAAAACTGGCTCAGTTTGTATCCTCTTATTTgatgtttaatttgtgaaaaaGCAAAGAGCAAGTAAATCTGTGGTGctattttccaaaaaaaaagtcTCATTTTTTCAAGAGACGAACATGTTCGGCAAATTTGAGTTGGTTTGAATAGTATCATATTGGAATTTTCAAATTATTGCAGAGCTCATTTTCAGCATTCTTCAATTCTCTATACATCTGttgttattttttctctctatttataCTTATAAATTAGTGAACATATTGAATCTGTCCTCTTTATTTGAGTGCTAATACTCAAGCTCTGATTATAAATCATATGTTGAGGCATTTCTTAAACttagtttttgtttgttataAGGGATTATAGGAGCTGAACTCAAATATTGTATTTTGGTTATCTGATTTTTTCATATAAAGGTCCAATTCCTTTTACTGGAACTATTTAAGATCATTAGAATTAATTTCCTATGAGCATTACGCTCAACTATACATGTTGAATGATAGACCTTGTTTAAATGTTTTATTGTTTACCTTTCGTAATTTGCTAAAAAAATGTGGCATCATCCTTTTTAGGTTGACAACAATGATCCTAATGCGGGAACGACAAACGACAGACTAGATATTATATTGAAAATTTGCAGGAACTCTGGCACCTTGAATGAAAGGTATTTGTAGCTTGATTATGTTATGATTTTAGACAAATCTTATCTATCCTCTTACCACAACCCTCCCTCCTTTTATCTCATAGGAAATCTTACATTATTGAGAGTGGCCCCCAGTACAATGCTGCTTATATGGTTAGTTCtggatttcattttttaggtTTTCATTAAAGAAGTCATATGCCTAATAAAACAATTACCTAATTGACAAATGCAGGTTGCTATTTTCTTCATCGTACTAGCAATTCTTCAAGCATACTTCGCACCAAAGAAAGCTGTCTAATATCTGTGAGTCTTTCCCGCCTCTTCTTTCTCCAATGCTACCTACCTCTTTTGTGTGAAAATATTGTAAAATCACAACACCGTTGTTTCTAGTTGAATAAGAATTCAAGCTTTTTACTCAAGTCGATGACATTTAGAATTACCCCTGTCTCTAACATGTTAACTGAAAGTAGTAATCAAAATGGAGTCACCACACACAGGAAATCTGAAACGTTGAAAAGAAAAGACAATTATCAGATTTTCTCACTGACCAGCATAAATTTACCCCATATAATAGCAGAATGcttttgttttttaaataaatttcttTTGTGAGCTCATACTGCATTCTCTCCCTATTTGCAGGATTGGTTTATTGGGATGAGAACTTCTACTTGCTTGCTACCACCTACACGAGCTAATTCCACATACAAACAAGCTTGTcactgaaaataaagaaaaaagaaaaaaatcatgTAACGAATTTGTGCATATGTTTGAATTTGTCCTTGTTTTGCTGGACTAGTATTAATAACCTAATTAGACCCACAAACTTTACTGCTTGCTTATTCCAGAGTTGCAGTTCTGCATTAGACCAAATTACAATTTGCATGTTGATATTAGTTTTGAACCACAAACAGATATTGCACATTCACCTATTTTCTCGATATTTGatgagtattatttatttatttattattaataattattattattattattattattattattatctattgCAAAAGACAAAAAAGGGTTTTAACTAAATCAGTTACTGCGGCAACTAAAATATACCAAAATTATTACTTGAGTGGAAGAAGAATATATAAGAGTATATAGACAAACATAAGTTCGGACTTTAAAAGGGATAcgataagaaaaagaaaataagatgGTATAATATGGGCAATGAAGGTAAATGGCAAACCATTCATCAGCATTTAAGGAAATTAACAACATCGATGCCCAAAT from Salvia splendens isolate huo1 chromosome 9, SspV2, whole genome shotgun sequence includes:
- the LOC121748033 gene encoding squalene synthase 1-like; protein product: MGSLRAILRHPDDLYPLLKLKFAARNAEKQIPPEPHWGFCYTMLHKVSRSFGLVIQQLVTDLRDAICIFYLVLRALDTVEDDTSIATELKVPILMAFHRHIYDREWHFSCGTKEYRVLMDQFHHVSTAFLELAPGYQEAIEDITMRMGAGMAKFICKEVETTDDYDEYCHYVAGLVGLGLSKLFHASGKEDLATDELSNSMGLFLQNTNIIRDYLEDINEIPKSRMFWPRQIWSKYVNKLEDLKSEENSVKAVQCQNDMVTNALVHVEDCLKYMSDLRDPAIFRFCAIPQIMAIGTLALCYNNIEVFRGVVKMRRGLTAKIVDRTKTMSDVYGAFYDFSRMLKFKVDNNDPNAGTTNDRLDIILKICRNSGTLNERKSYIIESGPQYNAAYMVAIFFIVLAILQAYFAPKKAV